GATGTAGGCAATGCTGGTCTTGCTCATTTCTATCTCAACATTATTGCCTACCTGCAGGCGGACGGTGTTCTCGCCGATGGTGGCGATGGTGCCGTGGATGCCGCCGATGGTCACCACGTTGTCGCCCCGCTTGAGGCTGCTCAGCATTTCCTGCCGCTTGCGCTGCTGCATCTGCTGCGGCCGGATCATGGTGAAGTAGACCAAGCCCAGCAGCAGGATCAACGGCAGCAAGGATACGATGCTAAGTCCTTCCAGTGCCCTCCACTCCCTTCAGCAATTTGAACGGCCCCCCGGAGGCGGGCCGGCGCCGTCATAGGCCGCCCCGCCACGGCTCCATTATGCCATGGCTGCCGAATACCGACAGCCAGCGCCGGTAAAAGGAAGCAAATTCGTTGTCCAAAATGGCCTGCCGCATGGCGGCCATGAAGTCGTGCATGAAGTGGACATTGTGAATGGTGGCCAGGCGGATGCCCAAGATTTCGTTGGCCTTCAGCAGGTGGCGGATGTAGGCCCGGCTGTAGCTGCTGCACGTGTAGCAGCCGCAGTCGGCATCCACCGGGTTCAAGTCTTCGCGATACCGGGCATGGGTGAGCACCAGCTTGCCCGACCAGGTGTAGACGGTGCCGTGGCGGGCCAGCCGGGTGGGCAGCACCGAGTCGAACATGTCCACCCCCAGCCCCACGGCCAGCAGCAGGTAGTCGGGGCTGCCCACTCCCATCAGGTAGCGGGGCTTGCCGGGGGGCAGCTCCGGCACCGTGGCCGCCAAAGTGGCCGCCATGGCCTCTGCCGGCTCCCCCACGCTGAGGCCGCCGATGGCGTAGCCCGGGAAGTCCATGGCCACCAGTTCCCGGGCGCACTGGCGCCGCAGCACCGGGTCCACCCCGCCCTGGACGATGCCGAAGAGGGCCTGCCCGGGATCCCGCTGGGCCGCCCGGCTGCGCCGGGCCCAGCGCAAGGTCCGCTCCATGGCCTCCGCCACCACGTCGGGGCCGGCGTCGGGGCCTACCAGCTGGTCCAAGGGCATGATGATGTCCGAGCCCAGGGCCTCCTGGATTTCCATGACCAGTTCCGGGGTGAAGCGATGGGCCGAGCCGTCCACGTGGGAGCGGAAGTCGATGCCGTCGTCGTCCACCGACATGAGAGGGGCCAGGCTGAAGACCTGGAACCCGCCGCTGTCGGTGAGCAGGGGGCCGGGCCAGTTCATGAACCGGTGGAGCCCGCCGGCCTTGGCCACCAGCCGGTGCCCGGGCCGCAGGTACAGGTGGTAGGTGTTGGCCAGGATGATGCGGCTGCCGGCGGCCTGCAGTTCTTCGGGGGTCATGGCCCGCACGGTGCCCAGGGTGCCCACGGGCATGAAGCAAGGGGTAGCCACGGCGCCCCGCCGGGTGATGAGCTCGCCGGCCCGGGCGCGGCTGCCGGCGTCGGCATGAACCTGGCGAAACTTTACCGGCATTGCGAACCTACCCTTCCCCCCGGAGCCAC
The window above is part of the Sphingobacteriaceae bacterium genome. Proteins encoded here:
- the yajC gene encoding preprotein translocase subunit YajC codes for the protein MLPLILLLGLVYFTMIRPQQMQQRKRQEMLSSLKRGDNVVTIGGIHGTIATIGENTVRLQVGNNVEIEMSKTSIAYIKKEEES
- the tgt gene encoding tRNA guanosine(34) transglycosylase Tgt; protein product: MPVKFRQVHADAGSRARAGELITRRGAVATPCFMPVGTLGTVRAMTPEELQAAGSRIILANTYHLYLRPGHRLVAKAGGLHRFMNWPGPLLTDSGGFQVFSLAPLMSVDDDGIDFRSHVDGSAHRFTPELVMEIQEALGSDIIMPLDQLVGPDAGPDVVAEAMERTLRWARRSRAAQRDPGQALFGIVQGGVDPVLRRQCARELVAMDFPGYAIGGLSVGEPAEAMAATLAATVPELPPGKPRYLMGVGSPDYLLLAVGLGVDMFDSVLPTRLARHGTVYTWSGKLVLTHARYREDLNPVDADCGCYTCSSYSRAYIRHLLKANEILGIRLATIHNVHFMHDFMAAMRQAILDNEFASFYRRWLSVFGSHGIMEPWRGGL